In Scomber japonicus isolate fScoJap1 chromosome 7, fScoJap1.pri, whole genome shotgun sequence, one genomic interval encodes:
- the LOC128361860 gene encoding cortexin-1-like: protein MNTFPSFSATPPSTPTTQSVCKPCLRAPWRMNNVPTLDYELLLSPASSSLAGSPGGGSSSPPLALVGVDNEQRTALAFVGLLMLFLVFLLVRCFRILLDPYSRMPASSWTDHKEGFERGQFDYALV, encoded by the coding sequence ATGAacaccttcccttccttctccgcAACTCCTCCCAGCACACCAACTACCCAGTCAGTGTGTAAGCCCTGCCTACGGGCCCCGTGGAGGATGAACAATGTGCCCACACTTGACTACGAGTTGCTGCTGTCCCCAGCCAGCTCTTCCCTCGCCGGCAGCCCtggtggtggcagcagcagccccCCTCTCGCCTTGGTTGGGGTGGACAATGAGCAGCGCACCGCCTTAGCCTTTGTAGGCCTCCTTATGCTCTTCCTAGTCTTCCTGCTGGTCAGGTGCTTCAGGATCCTGCTGGACCCCTACAGTCGCATGCCTGCATCATCCTGGACTGACCACAAGGAGGGATTTGAGAGGGGTCAGTTTGATTATGCACTGGTGTAG